A region from the uncultured Bacteroides sp. genome encodes:
- a CDS encoding amino acid permease: MSLFIRKSIESLSAESNSTDELSLKKSLGATRLVALGIGAIIGAGLFSITGGAAAYQAGPAITVSFVIAALGCGFAGLCYAEFASMIPVAGSAYTYSYATMGEFIAWIIGWDLVLEYAIAAATVSISWSRYLVKFLEGFGINLPQKLVLCPWDGGIINLPAALIVVLVSLLLIRGTEGSLKVNLFIVILKIAVVFVFIFLGWKYINTANYLPYIPANTGTFGEYGFSGIIRAAAVVFFAFIGFDAVSTAAQETKNPKRNLPIGILVSLLICTVLYILFAHVMTGVVNYTAFKGHDGIAPVAIAIDHMGKADAFGVIHADYSWLNKAIILAILAGYTSVILVMLLGQSRVFYSMSKDGLLPKVFSKIHPVYHTPVKSNLLLLLVVGTFSALVPARVAGEMTSIGTLLAFILVCVGILVMRKTMPNIPRAFKTPFVPLVPVLGIITCLFMMAFLPADTWIRLLIWMVIGLDVYILYGNKKSKLQKGSPSRSDIRIFKTTGLILAVLLILVALWYQQTIGWNKDKVLLSVTIIIVLVHGLFVLFQLKTPKKSQNKPKRSHLSKQ; this comes from the coding sequence ATGAGTTTATTTATTCGTAAATCTATTGAAAGCTTATCGGCCGAATCTAATTCGACAGATGAACTTTCTTTAAAAAAATCACTCGGAGCCACAAGACTGGTTGCTTTAGGTATTGGGGCTATTATTGGTGCCGGGTTATTTTCTATCACTGGTGGAGCTGCTGCTTATCAAGCAGGACCTGCAATAACTGTTTCCTTTGTTATTGCGGCGTTGGGTTGCGGCTTTGCAGGATTGTGTTATGCTGAGTTTGCCTCTATGATTCCCGTTGCCGGAAGTGCATATACCTATTCCTATGCCACTATGGGTGAATTTATTGCCTGGATTATCGGTTGGGATTTAGTGCTGGAATATGCTATTGCGGCAGCTACCGTCAGCATAAGTTGGAGTCGTTATTTAGTGAAATTCCTCGAAGGATTTGGTATTAACCTGCCGCAGAAACTGGTATTATGCCCTTGGGATGGTGGTATTATAAATCTTCCGGCAGCTTTAATAGTGGTACTTGTCAGTTTATTGCTTATCCGGGGTACGGAAGGAAGTTTGAAGGTGAATTTATTCATCGTAATCCTTAAGATTGCGGTAGTATTTGTCTTTATTTTTTTAGGTTGGAAATATATTAATACGGCCAATTATTTACCTTATATTCCTGCCAATACCGGTACATTTGGTGAATATGGTTTTAGCGGAATTATCCGGGCTGCAGCGGTTGTATTTTTTGCATTTATCGGGTTCGATGCAGTTAGTACGGCTGCCCAGGAAACAAAAAATCCAAAACGAAACCTGCCTATCGGTATTCTTGTTTCCTTACTTATTTGTACAGTACTTTATATCTTGTTTGCCCATGTTATGACAGGAGTGGTAAATTATACCGCTTTCAAGGGACACGATGGAATTGCTCCGGTGGCTATTGCCATTGATCATATGGGGAAGGCTGATGCTTTCGGCGTTATTCACGCAGATTATTCATGGCTTAATAAAGCTATTATATTGGCGATTTTAGCCGGTTACACTTCCGTAATTCTGGTGATGTTATTAGGTCAAAGCCGCGTTTTTTACAGTATGAGTAAGGATGGATTGTTGCCAAAAGTTTTTTCTAAAATCCATCCGGTTTATCACACGCCGGTAAAAAGCAATCTCTTGTTACTACTAGTAGTGGGTACTTTTTCTGCATTAGTCCCAGCACGCGTGGCGGGCGAAATGACCAGTATAGGTACCTTGTTGGCATTCATTCTGGTTTGCGTGGGGATTCTGGTTATGCGAAAAACAATGCCTAATATACCACGTGCATTTAAAACTCCTTTTGTGCCGCTTGTTCCTGTTTTAGGTATCATTACCTGTCTATTCATGATGGCGTTTTTGCCAGCTGACACCTGGATTCGCCTGCTGATTTGGATGGTAATAGGATTGGATGTCTATATTCTTTACGGAAACAAAAAAAGTAAGCTGCAAAAAGGTTCTCCTTCCCGCTCTGACATACGTATTTTTAAAACAACCGGTCTTATACTTGCAGTTTTATTAATTCTTGTAGCATTGTGGTATCAACAAACCATTGGTTGGAACAAAGATAAAGTATTACTGAGTGTCACAATAATTATAGTTCTTGTTCATGGATTGTTCGTGTTGTTTCAATTGAAGACGCCAAAAAAAAGTCAGAATAAACCCAAGAGGTCTCATTTAAGCAAGCAATGA
- a CDS encoding RagB/SusD family nutrient uptake outer membrane protein yields the protein MESNFENNFGVAAEDRSIEHIFTIHHDGDDVDVQGNHQTHCPFTFRFDLYQDNHIGPADATLLNLFSDTDTRKRFSILNRLYNQDEPLVATPTKASDYKEYDFVFPVTSPRIGKWIHRNATYPEVAPGTAVGQPNDINRIEIRYAEVLLIKAEALFYKNEPTDAAEVINLLRARAGQSTYTTLTQDELEKEWNLEFFFEQKRWTNLTRWHKLVSTVLTNVPAYEYYKADYKDVDAIAAKFGAASSTTNYPFFAKIYKHLHSKTDNVSGKFYRFPIPKGLSGNDLGITQNPGY from the coding sequence TTGGAAAGCAATTTTGAAAATAATTTTGGAGTAGCTGCCGAAGATCGTTCGATAGAACATATATTTACGATTCATCATGATGGGGATGATGTTGACGTACAAGGTAATCATCAGACACACTGTCCGTTTACATTCCGCTTTGACCTGTATCAGGATAATCATATTGGCCCGGCTGACGCAACTTTGCTGAATCTTTTCTCTGATACAGACACACGTAAACGTTTCTCAATTTTGAATCGTTTGTATAACCAAGATGAACCGCTTGTAGCAACACCTACAAAGGCAAGTGATTATAAAGAATATGATTTTGTTTTCCCTGTTACTTCACCGCGTATCGGAAAATGGATTCATCGAAACGCAACTTATCCTGAAGTAGCTCCTGGTACAGCAGTGGGACAGCCAAATGACATCAACCGTATCGAAATCCGTTATGCAGAAGTGCTGCTCATAAAAGCAGAAGCTTTGTTCTATAAAAATGAACCAACAGACGCCGCTGAAGTTATCAATCTGTTACGCGCGAGAGCAGGTCAAAGTACTTATACGACACTAACTCAAGACGAATTGGAAAAGGAATGGAATCTGGAGTTCTTCTTTGAACAAAAACGCTGGACGAACCTCACGCGCTGGCATAAATTAGTAAGTACTGTTTTGACAAATGTGCCTGCGTATGAATATTACAAAGCGGATTATAAGGATGTAGATGCTATAGCAGCAAAATTCGGTGCAGCATCGAGTACTACCAATTACCCGTTCTTTGCTAAAATATACAAACATCTTCATTCAAAAACGGATAATGTAAGCGGTAAATTCTATCGTTTTCCTATTCCGAAAGGACTGTCCGGAAATGACCTTGGTATTACACAAAACCCGGGTTATTAA
- a CDS encoding RagB/SusD family nutrient uptake outer membrane protein has protein sequence MKRFFNPVALIAIAISSVLLSSCNSSEDSPIVISGDSAWKTDQAALAAASAAYSPWQRLSSSFSFLIESQTDATISFEGADDADGPLVSLFRTDVNNWYPTKIFNYLYVSIGEANRTIEKADSSVVSDNLSEATIYLAKARAKFIRGLSYLYLTQLWGEVPLILTTNATTQVQTTRRSIDDVYTQIIKDLTEAEADLPSYDQIRSNPSKGSANAILARAYLNWASNPLTQSQVAAIANSQTDPSPTT, from the coding sequence ATGAAGCGATTTTTTAACCCCGTAGCTTTAATAGCTATAGCAATTAGTTCGGTATTGCTGTCCTCCTGCAACAGTAGTGAGGATTCACCGATAGTAATCTCAGGTGACTCTGCGTGGAAAACTGATCAGGCGGCGTTAGCAGCAGCGAGCGCTGCATATTCTCCATGGCAGCGATTGAGTTCATCCTTTTCGTTTTTGATTGAATCTCAAACAGATGCTACCATTAGTTTTGAAGGTGCCGACGATGCTGATGGACCTTTGGTGAGTTTATTTAGAACAGACGTAAACAATTGGTACCCAACTAAAATTTTCAATTATCTTTATGTAAGTATCGGCGAAGCCAATCGTACCATTGAAAAAGCAGATTCAAGTGTTGTTTCTGATAATCTGTCTGAGGCGACAATTTATTTGGCCAAAGCACGTGCTAAATTCATTCGTGGTTTGAGTTATCTTTATCTGACACAACTTTGGGGCGAAGTACCTCTTATTTTAACCACGAATGCTACTACCCAGGTACAAACAACCCGTAGGTCCATTGATGATGTATATACCCAAATAATAAAGGATTTGACAGAGGCCGAAGCAGATTTACCCAGTTATGACCAGATTCGTTCAAATCCGAGCAAGGGTTCAGCTAATGCAATACTTGCCCGTGCTTACCTAAATTGGGCGAGCAATCCACTTACTCAAAGTCAGGTAGCTGCTATTGCTAACAGTCAAACCGATCCATCGCCTACTACCTAG